The following coding sequences are from one Streptomyces sp. ITFR-21 window:
- a CDS encoding IS5 family transposase produces the protein MPRRRCYPSDTWDDEWALIEPLLPVPACETRTGGRPEKHPRREIVDAIRYVVDTGCKWRALPKDFPPWRTCYGFMARWAAAGVVGQIRDQLRKRIRREMGRAPGAVATVIDSQSVKAADTVGKDSRGYDAGKKINGRKRHLVVDTKGLPLFVMVTPADMTDRNAAKEVLFRLRLMHPEITIVWADSAYAGQLVTWAKAYLNLTIKTVSRPKNIPGFVVLPRRWVVERSHAWVMHARRHARDYERLIQHSESLITWAAITLMTRRITRRQSKRSGQPASREADRD, from the coding sequence TTGCCGCGGCGACGCTGCTACCCCTCGGACACCTGGGATGACGAGTGGGCGCTGATCGAACCGCTGCTGCCGGTGCCGGCCTGCGAAACCCGAACCGGCGGGCGGCCGGAGAAGCACCCTCGCCGGGAGATCGTCGATGCGATCCGCTACGTGGTCGATACCGGCTGCAAGTGGCGGGCACTGCCCAAGGACTTCCCGCCCTGGCGCACGTGTTACGGGTTTATGGCCCGCTGGGCGGCTGCCGGCGTCGTCGGGCAGATCCGTGACCAGCTCCGCAAGCGGATCCGCCGCGAGATGGGCCGGGCACCCGGGGCGGTGGCCACGGTCATCGACTCCCAGTCGGTCAAGGCCGCCGACACCGTGGGGAAGGACTCCCGCGGCTACGACGCCGGCAAGAAAATCAACGGCCGCAAACGGCACCTGGTCGTGGACACCAAGGGCCTGCCGCTGTTCGTGATGGTCACCCCGGCCGACATGACCGACCGCAACGCGGCCAAGGAAGTGCTGTTCAGGCTGCGGCTGATGCACCCCGAGATCACCATCGTCTGGGCCGACTCCGCCTACGCGGGACAGCTCGTGACCTGGGCGAAGGCCTATCTGAACCTGACGATCAAGACCGTCAGCCGCCCGAAGAACATCCCCGGATTCGTCGTCCTGCCCCGCCGCTGGGTCGTCGAACGCTCGCACGCCTGGGTCATGCACGCCCGCCGGCACGCCCGGGACTACGAACGCCTCATCCAGCACTCCGAGTCGCTGATCACCTGGGCTGCGATCACCCTCATGACCAGGAGAATCACCCGCAGGCAGTCCAAGAGGTCCGGCCAGCCAGCATCCCGCGAGGCCGACCGGGACTGA
- a CDS encoding IS630 family transposase, whose protein sequence is MAEPVRARRLTDQEGQRLQQIVRRGRHESVRVRRALIIMASASGTPVSAIARLVAAHEDTVRDVIHAFNDRGLAALDPRWAGGRPRLISDEDREFIIATATTRPVALGRPFTHWSLRKLTDYLARNRARTVRIGRERLRQILREQGISFQRTRTWKESTDPDKDTKLDRIEHVTSRFPDRCFAFDQFGPLSIRPCHGTGWARENKPDRLPATYHRTHGIRYFHGCYSLGDDQLWGVARRRKGGDHSLAAIKSIRAARPDGAPIYVIMDNLSANKTPAVRAWAKKNKVELCLTPTSASWANPIEAQFGPLRNFVMGNSNHPNHTVLARRLQDYLRWRNANARHPDVLAAQRRERAKIRSERQQRWGRPRPKAA, encoded by the coding sequence ATGGCAGAGCCGGTCAGGGCACGTCGGTTGACTGATCAGGAGGGGCAGCGGCTGCAGCAGATCGTTCGGCGGGGGCGGCATGAGTCGGTGAGGGTGCGCCGGGCGTTGATCATCATGGCCTCGGCATCGGGTACGCCTGTGTCGGCGATCGCCCGGCTCGTTGCGGCGCACGAGGACACCGTGCGGGACGTGATCCACGCGTTCAACGACAGGGGGCTGGCCGCGCTGGACCCTCGGTGGGCGGGAGGCCGTCCCCGCCTGATCAGCGATGAGGACCGCGAGTTCATCATCGCGACGGCCACCACCCGCCCGGTTGCGCTGGGACGTCCCTTCACGCACTGGAGCCTGCGCAAGCTCACCGACTACCTGGCCCGCAACCGGGCCCGGACGGTGCGGATCGGCCGCGAGCGGTTGCGGCAGATCCTGCGCGAGCAGGGGATCTCCTTCCAGCGCACCCGCACCTGGAAGGAGTCCACCGATCCCGACAAGGACACCAAACTCGACCGTATCGAGCACGTGACCAGTCGCTTCCCGGACCGGTGCTTCGCCTTCGACCAGTTCGGCCCGCTGTCGATCCGCCCCTGCCACGGCACCGGCTGGGCCCGGGAGAACAAGCCCGACCGGCTGCCGGCCACCTACCACCGCACCCACGGCATCCGGTACTTCCACGGCTGCTACTCCCTCGGCGACGACCAGCTGTGGGGCGTCGCCCGCCGCCGCAAGGGAGGCGACCACAGCCTGGCGGCGATCAAGTCCATCCGGGCCGCCCGACCCGACGGCGCCCCCATCTACGTGATCATGGACAACCTCTCGGCGAACAAGACCCCGGCCGTCCGGGCCTGGGCAAAGAAGAACAAGGTCGAGCTGTGCCTGACACCGACCAGCGCATCGTGGGCCAATCCGATCGAGGCCCAGTTCGGACCCTTACGCAACTTCGTCATGGGCAACTCGAACCATCCCAACCACACCGTGCTCGCCCGCAGACTCCAGGACTACCTGCGGTGGCGCAACGCCAATGCCCGCCACCCCGACGTCCTGGCCGCTCAACGCCGCGAACGCGCCAAGATCCGCAGCGAACGCCAGCAACGCTGGGGCCGCCCACGACCCAAAGCTGCCTAA
- a CDS encoding DUF6192 family protein, with the protein MPEEIMDTDKVGSVSASRYAQIVAELRDVVENQTRGKFLTGDYALEIEPMRDRGGQEQADGLFSVRASLLRLADDIGLPYSAVRDARWTASRWPKEHRQRDVSFHVHKVLAGIADDEERYAAVLDPPGDKGRWTSDGAKRRVGQQVEHPVTPQEKISAIHTLARDEEVAATVTSDLLRRPAVVAQVRQEDKVRVVEELTRDDHVAATVTTGLLRRPDVAFRAMSDDTARHQVNHAQVERGRQAREHFEDTSPVAPAVKNIDRSVEFLDLVTACHALMRLSENGQGYSSPHSLRRSTEWGVSASVARVVGRGRPLVECAGRAGRSRAPAAALRAGLRPPWTVRPAPGPGWLSGGPSLAAPVRRSDGLWVGSSTEQVRGHPRAGGGDFQGAPSAFVAAAGRVVPGLRDRQLGDDERVLVHENVARVRATLDWIETAVDTGKVDVDGELARLLQGE; encoded by the coding sequence ATGCCCGAAGAGATCATGGACACCGACAAGGTCGGCAGCGTCAGTGCCAGCCGCTATGCACAGATCGTGGCCGAACTGCGTGACGTGGTGGAGAACCAGACCCGTGGCAAGTTCCTGACCGGCGACTACGCGCTGGAGATCGAGCCGATGCGCGACCGCGGCGGCCAGGAGCAGGCCGACGGCCTGTTCTCGGTCAGAGCGTCGCTCCTGCGCCTGGCCGATGACATCGGCCTTCCGTACTCGGCGGTGCGGGACGCCCGCTGGACGGCATCGCGCTGGCCGAAGGAACACCGGCAGAGGGACGTGTCCTTCCACGTCCACAAGGTCTTGGCGGGGATTGCGGACGACGAAGAGCGGTACGCCGCAGTCCTCGACCCGCCGGGCGACAAGGGCCGGTGGACCTCGGACGGCGCCAAGCGGAGGGTCGGCCAGCAGGTCGAGCACCCGGTCACGCCCCAGGAGAAGATCAGCGCGATCCACACCCTGGCCAGGGACGAAGAGGTCGCCGCCACCGTCACCAGCGACCTGCTGCGGCGTCCTGCGGTGGTGGCCCAGGTCAGGCAGGAGGACAAGGTCCGGGTCGTGGAGGAGCTGACCCGGGACGACCATGTCGCGGCGACGGTGACCACCGGTCTGCTGCGGCGCCCGGACGTCGCGTTCCGGGCGATGTCGGACGACACCGCCCGGCACCAGGTCAACCATGCCCAGGTCGAGCGGGGCCGGCAGGCCCGCGAGCACTTCGAGGACACCAGCCCCGTCGCGCCTGCGGTGAAGAACATCGACCGGTCGGTGGAGTTCCTGGACCTGGTCACCGCCTGCCATGCGTTGATGAGGCTCTCTGAAAACGGCCAGGGCTACTCGTCGCCCCACTCGCTCCGGCGTTCAACTGAGTGGGGAGTTTCAGCGAGCGTGGCGCGCGTTGTCGGCCGGGGCCGCCCGCTCGTGGAGTGTGCGGGCCGTGCCGGCCGGTCAAGGGCGCCTGCGGCGGCGCTCCGTGCTGGCCTTCGGCCACCCTGGACAGTCCGACCCGCCCCTGGACCTGGCTGGCTATCGGGCGGCCCCTCCCTTGCGGCGCCCGTTCGCAGGTCAGATGGCCTGTGGGTGGGGAGCTCCACTGAGCAGGTGCGGGGTCACCCCCGAGCAGGGGGTGGGGATTTTCAAGGAGCCCCATCAGCGTTCGTCGCGGCGGCCGGCCGGGTCGTCCCGGGGCTGCGCGACCGGCAGCTCGGTGACGACGAGCGCGTCCTGGTCCACGAGAATGTCGCCAGGGTGCGGGCGACGCTGGACTGGATCGAGACCGCCGTCGACACCGGGAAGGTCGATGTCGACGGCGAGCTGGCCCGGCTTCTGCAAGGCGAGTAA
- a CDS encoding RacP protein, translating into MPRASERRSAAAQRHADTVRFVLFEARPAGLTFAQLVRSSELSPHQARAGLACLRDTIAERGWPPLIWTMKDGYQFTADSAALQSYEIAVIRGKLTEIRRFITGTVAPHAALQPKGRWIKHLNTQLNSVESTLDVIADFTDA; encoded by the coding sequence GTGCCGCGCGCCTCTGAGCGCCGATCGGCGGCCGCCCAGCGACACGCCGACACCGTCCGGTTCGTGCTCTTCGAAGCCCGTCCGGCCGGTCTGACCTTCGCCCAGCTGGTCAGATCCAGCGAGCTGTCGCCCCACCAGGCCCGTGCGGGCCTGGCCTGCCTGCGGGACACCATCGCCGAACGTGGCTGGCCGCCGCTGATCTGGACGATGAAGGACGGCTACCAGTTCACCGCCGACTCCGCCGCGCTTCAGTCTTACGAGATCGCCGTCATCCGCGGCAAGCTCACCGAGATCCGCCGCTTCATCACCGGGACCGTGGCCCCGCACGCCGCCCTGCAGCCCAAGGGCCGGTGGATCAAGCACTTGAACACCCAGCTCAACTCGGTCGAGTCGACGTTGGACGTCATCGCCGACTTCACCGACGCATGA
- a CDS encoding cold-shock protein produces MASGTVKWFNAEKGFGFIAQDGGGPDVFAHYSNISGNGYRELNEGEPVTFDVTQGQKGPQAENIVRG; encoded by the coding sequence ATGGCCAGCGGCACCGTGAAGTGGTTCAACGCCGAAAAGGGCTTCGGATTCATCGCCCAGGACGGCGGCGGACCGGACGTCTTCGCCCACTACTCCAACATCTCCGGCAACGGATACCGGGAGCTGAACGAGGGCGAGCCGGTCACCTTCGACGTCACCCAGGGCCAGAAGGGTCCCCAGGCCGAGAACATCGTCCGCGGCTGA
- the tpg gene encoding telomere-protecting terminal protein Tpg — translation MGLIEDRLEEAADTAFSQPIPKTLGARVRFLLKQEKGTRAEAARAVAEKIGKSQRTVERYRDNEIKSAKPQTAALIENEVKNLWQPLVRARRLQDAVSHQGIKVDVRGKFGFKSPKGTTNDPRYRRLSRRLDAATAAALYEAKAAGASDDELAQIVADGLRDDYFTDGGTRAQSLQSVELTGIDHIRFSLG, via the coding sequence GTGGGACTGATCGAAGACCGCCTGGAAGAGGCGGCCGACACCGCCTTCTCCCAGCCGATCCCCAAAACCCTCGGCGCGCGGGTCCGTTTCCTCCTCAAGCAGGAGAAGGGCACCCGCGCCGAAGCGGCCCGCGCGGTCGCCGAGAAGATCGGCAAGAGCCAGCGCACCGTCGAGCGCTACCGCGACAACGAGATCAAGAGCGCCAAGCCCCAGACCGCCGCCCTCATCGAAAATGAGGTGAAGAACCTCTGGCAGCCCCTCGTCCGGGCCCGGCGCCTCCAAGACGCCGTCAGTCACCAGGGCATCAAGGTCGACGTCCGCGGCAAGTTCGGCTTCAAGTCACCCAAGGGCACCACGAACGATCCGCGCTACCGGCGCCTGTCCCGCCGCCTGGACGCCGCCACTGCGGCGGCGCTGTACGAGGCCAAGGCGGCCGGAGCCAGCGACGACGAGCTCGCCCAGATCGTCGCCGACGGGCTGCGCGACGACTACTTCACCGACGGCGGCACCCGTGCCCAGAGCCTCCAGAGCGTCGAGCTCACCGGCATCGACCACATCCGCTTCAGCCTCGGCTGA
- a CDS encoding HU family DNA-binding protein, with amino-acid sequence MNRTELVAALAERTEVTRKDADAVLTALAETVGEIVAKGDEKVTIPGFLSACFRSRVLRSLGI; translated from the coding sequence ATGAACCGTACTGAACTGGTCGCTGCGCTGGCGGAACGCACCGAGGTGACCCGCAAGGACGCCGACGCCGTCCTGACCGCCCTCGCGGAGACGGTCGGCGAGATCGTCGCCAAGGGAGACGAGAAGGTGACCATCCCCGGCTTCCTCAGTGCCTGTTTTCGATCCCGGGTTTTGCGTAGCCTTGGGATCTAA
- a CDS encoding DEAD/DEAH box helicase translates to MAAPATTAPPPRVRLRKHQSQAVHAAHTALRLSARTSIVMACGTGKTYVAARTAARVAPQGTRLVLLPTLELLAQTIDDWRTAGMTGPVLALCSKRPHTATEPVAFTTDPYALSAAVRQNPGLTVFATYHSLVRVQQAHHDYDLPPWSLIAVDEAHRTSGDLGKRWAAVHDDALVPAHKRMYLTATPRIWSAGEPDEDEDPSLVASMDDPALYGETCHRLPLAEGIDLGLLADYRVVVMEVHEETIRTRLGISDRATEAELRQAALQIAVLRAMAELDLRRVVSFHHRVADAHDFAATLPEAAARLYALDPTGTGCPDPGELWSAAIDGTQDPEYRQHLLHRFDGRPFGDLAPALRTVIANARLLGEGVNIPSIDTVVFADPKESIVDTVQAVGRALRQHPGQGKKATLIIPVYVAPGEDADDLLGSNLYKPLWRVLQALRAHDDRIADRLAVPQQPAALTPEDEEEDNAPPVDVVFDRPFPADTIAQAFRLRVLYPRDASFRRGLEAATAYYETVGHLDVPQLHDDENGFALGRWVNRMRKAYAAGTLKPRQVKALQQIGMIWNLRSQAAERGLLHARGYAERRGHLAAPTEAMIGDFAFGRWLTNRRRTARARADEGLEPDPTDAALAEIDPWWNPPWPISWQRLYYAARIYAEASIALDDLPPDFLDDNDEPIGEWVRTQSQTFHTLHPEQARLVAELGITPFDPAEPATPQLTGRAARQQRQLDHGLAAVEIFRAREGHIHIRQRDTVTVDGEEFKIGQWLNNLRKRWDDLPQEHLDAVLTAGLTRHAQPKASQ, encoded by the coding sequence GTGGCCGCACCCGCCACCACCGCTCCGCCTCCGCGGGTGCGGCTGCGCAAGCACCAGTCCCAGGCAGTCCACGCCGCTCATACCGCCCTGCGGCTCTCGGCCCGGACCAGCATCGTGATGGCCTGCGGCACCGGCAAGACGTACGTCGCCGCGCGCACCGCCGCCCGCGTCGCCCCCCAGGGCACCCGCCTGGTGCTGCTGCCCACCCTGGAGCTGCTCGCTCAGACCATCGACGACTGGCGCACCGCCGGCATGACCGGACCGGTGCTCGCCCTGTGCTCCAAACGCCCCCACACCGCCACCGAGCCCGTCGCGTTCACCACTGACCCGTACGCCCTGAGCGCAGCGGTCCGCCAGAATCCGGGCCTCACCGTTTTCGCCACCTACCACTCACTGGTCCGCGTTCAACAGGCCCACCACGACTACGACTTGCCGCCGTGGTCGCTCATCGCCGTTGACGAAGCCCACCGAACCAGCGGTGACCTGGGCAAACGATGGGCGGCCGTACACGACGACGCTCTCGTGCCCGCCCACAAGCGGATGTACCTCACCGCCACTCCGCGGATCTGGTCGGCGGGCGAACCCGACGAGGACGAAGACCCCAGCCTCGTCGCGTCGATGGACGATCCCGCCCTGTACGGCGAGACCTGCCACCGCCTCCCGCTCGCCGAGGGTATCGATCTCGGCCTCCTTGCCGACTACCGCGTCGTCGTCATGGAAGTCCACGAGGAAACCATCCGCACCCGCCTGGGAATCTCCGACCGGGCCACCGAAGCCGAACTGCGCCAGGCCGCCCTCCAGATCGCCGTCCTGCGCGCCATGGCCGAGCTCGACCTGCGCCGCGTCGTGAGCTTCCACCACCGGGTTGCCGACGCCCACGACTTCGCCGCCACCCTCCCCGAGGCAGCCGCACGCCTCTACGCACTCGACCCCACCGGCACCGGATGCCCCGACCCCGGCGAGCTCTGGTCGGCCGCCATCGACGGCACCCAGGACCCCGAATACCGCCAGCACCTCCTCCACCGGTTCGACGGCCGGCCCTTCGGCGACCTCGCTCCGGCCCTCCGCACGGTGATCGCGAACGCCCGCCTGCTCGGCGAGGGCGTCAACATCCCCAGCATCGACACCGTCGTCTTCGCCGACCCCAAAGAGAGCATCGTCGACACGGTGCAGGCCGTCGGCCGCGCGCTGCGCCAGCACCCGGGCCAGGGCAAAAAGGCCACCTTGATCATTCCGGTTTACGTCGCTCCCGGTGAGGACGCCGACGATCTGCTCGGCTCCAACCTGTACAAGCCGCTCTGGCGCGTCCTGCAGGCCCTGCGCGCACACGACGACCGCATCGCCGACCGTCTCGCCGTCCCGCAGCAGCCCGCGGCCCTCACACCCGAGGACGAAGAGGAAGACAACGCGCCCCCGGTCGACGTCGTCTTCGACCGGCCCTTCCCCGCCGACACCATCGCCCAGGCGTTCCGGCTGCGCGTCCTCTACCCGCGCGATGCCTCCTTCCGCCGCGGCCTGGAAGCGGCCACCGCTTACTACGAGACCGTCGGGCACCTCGATGTCCCCCAACTCCACGACGACGAGAACGGGTTCGCCCTCGGCCGCTGGGTCAACCGCATGCGCAAGGCATACGCGGCCGGGACCCTCAAGCCACGCCAGGTCAAGGCGCTCCAGCAGATCGGCATGATCTGGAACCTGAGATCCCAGGCGGCAGAACGCGGCCTGCTCCACGCCCGCGGCTACGCCGAGCGCCGCGGCCATCTCGCCGCGCCCACCGAAGCGATGATCGGCGACTTCGCCTTCGGGCGGTGGCTGACCAACCGCCGGCGCACCGCCCGGGCCCGTGCCGACGAAGGGCTCGAACCGGACCCGACCGATGCCGCTCTCGCAGAGATCGACCCCTGGTGGAACCCGCCCTGGCCGATCAGCTGGCAGCGCCTCTACTACGCCGCCCGCATCTACGCCGAGGCCAGCATCGCCCTCGACGACCTGCCCCCGGACTTCCTCGACGACAACGACGAACCCATCGGCGAATGGGTACGCACCCAGAGCCAGACCTTCCACACCCTCCACCCTGAACAGGCCCGCCTCGTCGCCGAACTCGGCATCACGCCCTTCGATCCGGCCGAACCTGCCACGCCGCAGCTCACTGGCCGTGCTGCTCGCCAGCAGCGGCAGCTCGACCACGGCCTTGCCGCCGTCGAAATCTTCCGCGCCCGCGAAGGCCACATCCACATCCGCCAACGCGACACCGTCACCGTCGACGGCGAGGAGTTCAAGATCGGCCAGTGGCTCAACAATCTCCGCAAACGGTGGGACGACCTACCCCAAGAACACCTCGACGCCGTCCTCACCGCTGGACTGACCCGCCACGCTCAGCCCAAGGCCAGTCAGTAG